The following is a genomic window from Armatimonadota bacterium.
CCTGATCCACGATGATCCCACAGTATCGGCACTTCATGTCCTGACTGTGACTGGTGCCAAGGGTCTCCGCGCACATCTGGATGGCTGTCAGAGGCGAGCGGATCTCGTGGGCCAGTGCGTGAGCGAAGCGACTGTCGATCACGGGAAAGTCGGCCGGAGCCTCACCTGGCACGGGGTGGGACGCTTCGGCGGCTGCTGACATGGGATGGAGCCTTTCTGTGCGAGCCGGACCGGAGCCGATCCGGGGTGATATGTGGGTACCGGCATCAGGTTCGGTATCGGTGCAAGGGGGAGACCGCTTGACTGCGTAACAGGTAAAAAACGCGCTCAGATGGGCAAATGTGACAGACCGCGCCGGCCCGAGGAGGAGCCGACGCGGTCCATGACAGGGGCCGTGGTTCAGAACCCCGGCAGTCCGGCGATGATGCGTGGGATGTCCGCCAGCGTCGGCTTTTCGAAGGCGTGCCGGTTCCAGGACACCAGCCGGTCGGCGCTTCTAAGCTGAACGGTAAGCACTGCGCCGTCCGAAGCTCTCTGGCCCGCGAGCTCGCTCACATCGCAGATGACTTGCGCGGAGTTGGCAGGCGCGGAACAGCGGCCTTCGATCGACTGCGCCACGATGCCCGGCGTCTCTTCCAGGGACACCGAGTAGGTCAACTCGAGTTCCTGCGCAGTGTCGTTGGCCACATGCAGTAGCAGTTCGCCGCCATCGCCGTGCATGAAGGACGCATGCACGGGTTCGCAGGCCCACCGCACATAGTTGCAGGCCAACTTTGGGCGCAGGTAGTAGTCGATCACCGCGTCGGATATCTGCGGCCAGCAGTCGGCCACGTTCCACAGCAGTATCCCGCCACAGTCCCAGTTCGCCTTGCGCTGACGGCAATGCTCGGTCCAAAGTTTGTACGCTTCGCCCTGGCAGATCTGAGAGGCGAGAATGTAGGTCTCCAGGTCCGAAGGCATCTCACCGAAATAGGCGATCACCGAGTCATCCAGCGCCTTGCGCCGAGGCGGGCGGAAATCCAGGTCCTCGTGGACGCCGATGTGGTGGTCCCACACCGCGTTGTCATTGGGCCACAGGTTCGTGGGGCTGGCGAACACCATCATCGTCTCCAGTGCAGGGCAGGACAGGTGCCCGATCTCACTGATGAACCTCGACTTGTCCTGCGTGTAGACCGGGTCCTCAAAGGGCGTTCCGTGGTGCCAGCAGTGGGTGTCGCCCTGGTTCTGGTCCTGCGGGTTCACGGTCGGGTCCGGGCTGTAGGGGCTGGAGGGCACGTAATCACGAGTGCCGTCGAACCGCTCGATTGCGTCTGGCAGAACCTGTCGGACGATGGTGTTCTTGCGCACATCGATATTCTCGCCGAACCATCCCCAGTAGGCGCAGTCGTTTTCATTGTCTCCGGACCATAGCGCCAGGCAGGCGTAATTGCGCAGGCCACGGATGACCGCCTCGGCCTCCTCGGCCATGATTGCCAGGAAGTCAGGGTGGGTCGGGTAGATGGCACACGACATCATGAAGTCCTGGTAGACCATGATGCCCAGCTCGTCAAGCTGCTGGAACCAGGCGTGGGGTTCGTAAACGCCGCCGCCCCAGACTCGCAACATGTTGAGGTTCATGCGTCGCACCATGTCCAGCAGCTCCCGGTGCTTCGCACCCTCGGCGCGAGCGTGGTAGCAATCCGCAGGTGTCCAGTTCATACCCCGTGCGAAGACCTTCACCCCATTGAGCTCGAACACATACGACACCCGCCCCGGGCCCTCCTCTTCTTCCACCAGGCGCACCGTCCGCAGGCCCTGCTTGCGGTGGCGACGGTCCAGTAGCTTGTCTCCGTCGAAGAGACTGACAGTGAGGTCGTACAGGTCAGGATTGCCGATGTCCCACGTCCACCAGAGCCGAGCGTTCTCCACATCGAAGCTTGCCGCGCACTCGTCTCCGTCAAGCGGCGCTTCCCAGCGGAACTCACTATCGCCGCAGACCCCGGACACCTCGACGCGCAGGCCCTCTGCGCTCCCTGAAATGATCTCCACCGACACGTCATGCCGCACCGACGCCCGGGTCCCGTTTTCAGCAAGGGGATTGGCAGGGCTAGGGGTGATGGCGGTCACGCGCAGGAAATCGTCGCTTATGCGAGCGCGCTCAAACGCTTCCAGCCGCAGGGAGCGCCAGATGCCGGCAGTCACGATGCGCGGGGCGATGTCCCAACCGTAGCACTGGTCGATCTTCCGGGCCCACAGGCGCTCGGGGGTGTTCATCGTCGCGTGGGCACCGTCCAGCGGGAGGCCTTTCACGGACTCGATCGGCGAAGCCAGCCGGACTACCAGCTCATTGCGCTTTCCGGGCTGCAATGCGCCGGTAACGTCAAAGCGGCACGGGGTGAACATGTTCGAATGCCGCCCTACCTCTTTCCCATTCAGCCAGACGGTGGCGAATGTATCGAGGCCCTCGCAGACCAGTTCCACGTGCTCGCCGACGAAATCCGGGGGCACCCGGAACTCCCGCCGATACCACCATTCATGCCCTTCGAGTTCATACAGTTTCTTCGTGTTGAACTCGAAGAAGGGGTCCTCAATGTGACCGGCGACCAGCAGATCATAGTGAGCACAACCGGGCACGGTTGCCTTGATCCATGAGATGCCCTGAACCTCATCCGGGCGACCCTGCCCATTCTTGCAGTGCCATAGTTGCCATTCGCCGTCGAGACTGAAAGTGCGAGACATAGAAATCCTCCGAGAACGGGTCTCTGCTTCCAAGAGGGTGTTGCCAAGAGTGCCACCGCTTCCGCAAAGCAGTGCTTATGCGGCAGTCCGGGGTCGGTGCACCTTGCCGCGAAACGCCGAGGTGAGGCCGGCGTTCCTTTCCCCTACCCCCACCACTTCGGCCGGCGGCGGAAGGGCTGTTTGAACTGATTCTTCAACGCCTTGCGCTCCTCGAGGGACACCATGCACGCCCGGATGCACCCGCGCCCACCGCACATCGCCGGGAAGTAACCCGATGGCCTGGGATAGTACTGACCCATGCGCCGCTGCAGTTCCAGCGCTTCCTCGGGCGACAGCGCCTTTTCCCCGCGGCGTATGGCGTCTCCGTCGGGCATGTCCGTCAGGGCATCCGGGGGAAGGAAGGGGTTCACATCCTCCACCGGGCTCACGTAATAGCCGAAGCAGCTCCAGGCGTCAATGTCGCTCCATTCCAGTTCCCGTCCGGCGACTGTGACCTTCACCGTCTTGTCCGCTTTGATCGCGTGGCCCGGGCACTCGCGGACGCAGGCCATACATCTGTTGCAGAGCGCAGGCCCGTCGTAGATCGGGTCGGGCTCCAGTGCGGCGTCGGTGAGCATGAACGCGAACCGCTGCCTGGGGCCAAACTCGGGGGTCAAGAACACTTTGCTGAACCCGATCTCCCCCATGCCGCAGATGAAGGCCGCCAGGCGGAAATGCAGGTAGATATCGGGCGCCGGTTGCCCTTCACGCACCGGGCGCGAGTACTTGACCCTGCGGCCGTAATCGGCGGGTTCATCGGGATCATTGGTGACATCCGAGATGGTGTTGATGCTGCCGTAGTTGCGGATGTTGCTGGCCTCGTATCCGTGGTCTTCGATAAAAGCGGCCAACTGCCGCAGGACGATGGGTGCGTAGACCTCGTTGATGTTCGCATAATTCATCGCCGGGTACTGGTAGAAATGAGTGCCCTCTTCGATACCCCGCAGATCGCCCCGAAAGATGCGGAAACCCAGGCCGATGATGGTCTTGGCTTCCGGGTTGATGAACCGCGGATCATTCTCAGGCGGCGCTCCTTCGAAGCGGTTGATGTCGCCGATTCCCACGAGGTCCGCACCACAGCTTTTCGCGAATCGCTTCACACTCTCGGCGGTCAGCTCCATGTCTGTCTCCTGAACCGGCAGGCGGACGACAAAGATCAAAGGCCCGTGAGATAGAACGCGCAGGCCAAGTTCTCCAAACTCGCGCGGATTCCCTTCAGCAGGGCAAGGAGGTCCGCTGCCGATGCTGAATATGTTCTCCGCGGTTAGCCGGAAGAACGCGCTCACGCCCCTTTGGGGGCGTGCTGTCCGGGGGCGTATCTCCACAGGGGGTGCATGAGATGGGTTGCAAGGAGCACTGCCGCGGGCACCGCGTCCACCTGCTGTTTGTCTTCACCGGTCTGCTGGTCGCACTGGCCGCCAGTTGCGCCGCCCAGGCCCTCCCTCATTCCACGGTCATTTTGAAACAGACGGTGATCGTCGACCCGTCAGGCTCGGCGGATGCGACCCTCACTATCACCTTCAATCCGAAAGACGCCTATCACGATTTGCGCAAGCAGTACCCCAACTTGTACGTACTCTTCCGTGACCTGAACAGCGAGCGCGCGGATTTCGAGGCGGAGCCCAACACCCTGAAAATCGAGGCGGACGATGTCGCGCGCGCCATCAAAATCACGGCGCGGATCATCGGCTTCGCAGCGTGCGTACGGAACCGGTGGACCTTCTCGTTGCTCGACGGTGAGGAAGTGGTCATGCAGGATGGCGGTAAAGTTTTCACGGCCATCGTCATGACCCCGCTGCCCATGGCCACGGTGGTCGCGGTGAGCAGTTATACCCTGCCCCCGGATGCTTCAGATGTCCAGGCCGAGCCGGGGAAACTGAGCTACCGCCTGCCCCACACCCGCATCACCTCGGGCAAACCCGCGGTCGATGTGAAGGTGAAAGCCAAAGAGCGGATCATGTCCGCTCTCTATAAACTCTACGGCAACCCGAAGCTGGGGAATGGGGCTTACTGGGTGGCGAAGACCATTGTCCGCAATACCGGGCAAGAGCCAATCTACGACCTGCGGATCACCTACCGGCTGGGCGAGTACTCAGATGTGCATGTGCCCGAACAGTACTCCATGGTCAGCCCTGGCGGCGCGGTGGTGGACGTCTACTACCCGATGATCCTGTCGAAGGTCACACAGATCAAGACCGAGACCCCGGCTCAGCTACTCGTGAAGGTGGAATACACGGACCCGGACGGCCAGAAACATGAGCAGGAGTTGGCCGAACGCATCGGCATCCTGGGCATCAACCAGTTTCTCACCTCGAACCTGCGCACTGAAGAGCGCGTGGGCGGCTGGATGGATGCCTATAACAACTCGCCGCTGCTGGCCGCGTACGTGACCCGGGTGGACGAAGCGGTGAAGCAGTTCGCGGGGTACGTCAGCGACCTGGCAGGCGGTGTGGCCGCCGCTGCCAGTGACCAGGAAGCCATGAAGTGGCTGGAAGCCGCCTATAACATGCAGTTGTACAACGACATTGTCTACCAGACGCCCTCGGGTTTCTGGACTGAAGCCCACGGCCTCGTGCAGGAGGTCAAGTACCCGCGTGACGTGTTCCGCGATAAGGCCGGCACCTGCGTGGATCTTGCAATCACCTTCGCAGCCCTCGCGGAAACCGTGGGTATCAAGACCGCGCTTATGGTCATCCCCGGCCACGCCTTCTGCGTCGTTGAATTGCCTTCGGGGATGCTGCTACCCGTGGAGAACACGGGCCTCGGGGGCGGCGCAACGCGCATGACCTTCGCCCAGGCGTGCAACGTGGGGTGGGCCAACTTCCAGGATGCCCTGCAGAACAAGCCCTTCTACCTGGTAGATGTACGCGCCCAGCTTGAAGCAGGCTTGCCCAACCCCGAACTACCGCCCGTCTCTGCGGACTTCTTGCAGGAATGTGGCATCCGGCGCTTGACACCGATGACCGGTCCGATGGGGGTTCCTGGCCCGGGGCCGGCATACTTGGGGCCGCCGATCCCCGCCGGACCTGCTGTCGCCGACCGCTGGGATACGTGGACAGACCCGGAGCAGGCCGCGTTCACCGTGCAGGTCCCCACAGGATGGCGGACCACCGGCGGGATGTTCAGGGTGACCGATCGAGAGCATCGCATGCGCATCAACTGCACCGCCCCGGACGGCAGCGTGTTCGTAGTTGCGGGCGACGACCGGCTCCCGGTCTATGTACCGATCACACCGCAGATGGCGAATGGGGGCATAACGGAAGGCAACCTGGTGGACCTGGGCGACGGCACACAGGGAGAGGCCCGGAGCTTCATGACCGGCCAAGAGTTTGCAGTCTGGTACGCACAGGCGAGGCTCGGCGAGCAGTGTGGAGATTTCCAGTGGATCAACCCGCGCGACCTGCCCGAGGCAGCCCAGATACTCAACCAGGCCATGCCCCCAGGCACGCAGGTGCTCCGCTCGGTAGGCGATACCGCCTTCACCTGTCGCATCGCAGGGCTCAATGCCCGGGGCTACTGCCTGTGCATGACCGAGCTGACCCAGGGCCCGCAGCCCCGCTGGCGGGCGGCACAGGTGTTCGGGTTCATCGCAGTCGACGGCAGCGAGGAGATAGGCAAGAAGGTGCTGGACCGCATCGTGACCACGGTCCAACTGCGCGAGCAATGGGGCGGGGCCAATACCGGAGCAATGCAGCAGATGCTCACGGACATCGGGCAGATGGTGACGCGCAGTATGATTGGGCTGAAATGGACGGGGTAGCAGTCGTTGGCCGCATTGGGGGACCGGCATCCAACTCCCGGCCTCACCGGGGGGGGGCTGTACCCAATGCTTTGTCTGCGCAGTCCCGCGCCGAACGAGACGGTCGGCCCACGCGAAGCTTGATGCCGGCCCCCCGGTGCGGCTAACTCCCCGGCGCCCCGCTTACAGCGTCAGCGTCACCTTGTGCAGGCCCCGGGGAGTGTCCGGGTCCAGCCCCTTCTCCAGCGCGATGCTGTAAGCCAGCAATTGCCCGATCACTCCGGCCACCATGGGCGTGCACTCTTCGGGCATCTCCGGGATCGGCAATGCGATCTTCGCGCGCTCCAGCAGCGCATCGTTGTTTGAGATGATCGCAAGTTCCGCCCGGCGCTGTTCCAGAGCATCCACCGTCTCCAGCACCGCGCCGAATGACCGCCCGGTGGGTGCGACCACGAAACATGGGAAGCCCTCCCCCGTAGTCGCGATCGGCCCATGCATGAAATCCGCAGTGCTGAAGGCCGAGGGCACTACGTAACAGCATTCGGCCATCTTCAGTGCCGCTTCTTTTGCGGTGCAGAAGTTGTAGCCTCGCGCCAGCCAGTGACAGGTCTCCATGAACCGGTAGCGCTCGGCCCGATCCGCAATGTCCTCCTGCACTCGCTCGAGAGTCATGTCGATCCAGGCCGGGACCCGCTTGATCTCGTCCGCGATGTCTTTCCGGTCCGCCCAGAGGGCCGCGAGCTGGTGCATCACCGCAAGTGCGGTGGTGTAAGTCTTTGTCGCCGCCACGCTCTTTTCTTCCTGCGCATGGGTGAGCAGGACGTGCTCCGCAGCCTGGCAGATGGGCGAATCCTCGGTGTTCGTGAGTGCGCAAGTGATGGCCCCGCGGCGCCTTCCGGCTTCGAGCACCTCGATCACATCAGTAGCCTTGCCCGACTGAGAAACCCCGAGCACGAACACCTTGGTCAGGTCAATCCGGGTGTCGTAGAGCGTCAAGAGCGACGGCGCAGCGGTTGCCGCGAGCTTCATGGTCACCGCGCCGAACATATATAAGCCGTAGAGGCCCGCGTTGTCGGAAGTCCCCCGCGCCACGATCAGCGCGTATTCGACACCCTCATTGCGCAGGCGGGCGGTGAGTTCCCGGATATTGCCGCCTTCAGCCGCGAGCGTAGCCTCGATGGCCGCCGGCTGTTCGCGGATCTCCCGGATCATCTGGGTTCCAGGTTGCTGCATGGTGCGTCACCTCGAGCGAACGTCAGTGCATCGCAGCCGACCGGGCTGCTTCGTACACGGTCTTCAACGGGACGCCGTGGGCCTTCGCGGCCGCAAGGCAGTCTTCATATTCGGGCGATGCCGTGATGAGCCGGTCGCCGACCTTCCCCAACTTGACCCGGATGGCGCCGAAAGGCGTCTCGACCTTCGCCATCTCCCGGGGCAAACAGCGGCGCTCGCAGGGAATCACCCGCAGGCCGAAGGTGGTCGACTCCTCGAGGATCGCCCGAACCACGTCATCCGTCTTCTCCGGGGCGACCACGGCGGAAAGCTGGGTGGCCGGGCGACTCTTCTTCATCTGAATCGGCGCAAACCATACATCCGCAGCGCCGGCGTCAAAGGCCCTCTCCATCACTCGCGCGAACC
Proteins encoded in this region:
- a CDS encoding (4Fe-4S)-binding protein → MELTAESVKRFAKSCGADLVGIGDINRFEGAPPENDPRFINPEAKTIIGLGFRIFRGDLRGIEEGTHFYQYPAMNYANINEVYAPIVLRQLAAFIEDHGYEASNIRNYGSINTISDVTNDPDEPADYGRRVKYSRPVREGQPAPDIYLHFRLAAFICGMGEIGFSKVFLTPEFGPRQRFAFMLTDAALEPDPIYDGPALCNRCMACVRECPGHAIKADKTVKVTVAGRELEWSDIDAWSCFGYYVSPVEDVNPFLPPDALTDMPDGDAIRRGEKALSPEEALELQRRMGQYYPRPSGYFPAMCGGRGCIRACMVSLEERKALKNQFKQPFRRRPKWWG
- a CDS encoding SIS domain-containing protein, with the translated sequence MQQPGTQMIREIREQPAAIEATLAAEGGNIRELTARLRNEGVEYALIVARGTSDNAGLYGLYMFGAVTMKLAATAAPSLLTLYDTRIDLTKVFVLGVSQSGKATDVIEVLEAGRRRGAITCALTNTEDSPICQAAEHVLLTHAQEEKSVAATKTYTTALAVMHQLAALWADRKDIADEIKRVPAWIDMTLERVQEDIADRAERYRFMETCHWLARGYNFCTAKEAALKMAECCYVVPSAFSTADFMHGPIATTGEGFPCFVVAPTGRSFGAVLETVDALEQRRAELAIISNNDALLERAKIALPIPEMPEECTPMVAGVIGQLLAYSIALEKGLDPDTPRGLHKVTLTL